Proteins co-encoded in one Spirosoma endbachense genomic window:
- the cas1b gene encoding type I-B CRISPR-associated endonuclease Cas1b, translating into MKQPKYLFNAGRMSRKDNTLKFTPVDEAGIEGQPRYLPIEQVGDLYVFGSLDANSALYNFLGQEGIAVHFFNYYEHYTGSFMPREYLLAGKMQVDQTKHYMAAKKRIEIARRFVEGAANNILRVLKYYDNRDKAKDLTEAICLIERLLASVPMAVDVPMLMGIEGNIRQTYYGAFDAIVGQTFCMDGRSKRPPQNELNALISFGNMLCYTACLSTIYHTQLNPTISFLHEPGARRYSLALDLSEVFKPILVDRLIFRMINKRQLQPSDFRSEVGGCVLKDAARKRFVQGFDEQLKETIKHRALGRSVSYRHLVKLECYKLQKHLLGLEEYRPFKAWW; encoded by the coding sequence ATGAAACAACCCAAATACCTGTTCAATGCTGGCCGGATGAGCCGCAAAGATAATACCCTGAAGTTTACACCTGTCGATGAGGCAGGTATCGAAGGCCAACCGCGCTATCTGCCCATTGAGCAGGTTGGTGATCTGTATGTTTTTGGCAGTTTGGATGCGAATAGTGCCTTATACAATTTTTTGGGACAGGAAGGTATTGCCGTCCATTTCTTTAACTACTATGAGCACTACACCGGTTCGTTCATGCCTCGCGAATATCTGTTGGCCGGTAAAATGCAGGTCGACCAGACGAAGCATTATATGGCCGCTAAAAAGCGCATCGAGATTGCCCGACGATTTGTGGAAGGTGCGGCAAATAATATTCTGCGGGTACTGAAATACTACGACAACCGAGATAAAGCTAAAGATTTGACCGAGGCCATCTGCCTTATTGAACGTTTATTGGCCAGTGTACCAATGGCAGTCGATGTGCCGATGTTAATGGGGATTGAGGGGAATATTCGCCAGACCTATTACGGAGCCTTCGACGCCATTGTGGGCCAAACGTTTTGCATGGATGGGCGTAGCAAACGACCACCCCAAAACGAATTGAACGCCCTGATTTCGTTCGGCAATATGCTCTGTTATACGGCCTGCCTGAGTACGATCTACCACACACAGTTGAACCCAACAATTAGTTTTCTACACGAACCGGGTGCACGCCGGTATTCGCTGGCGTTGGATTTATCCGAGGTGTTCAAGCCAATATTAGTGGATCGACTAATTTTTCGGATGATCAATAAACGGCAGTTGCAGCCGTCTGATTTTCGATCGGAAGTAGGCGGCTGTGTTCTGAAAGATGCGGCCAGAAAGCGCTTCGTGCAGGGTTTCGACGAGCAGTTGAAAGAAACAATCAAACACCGGGCGTTGGGGCGAAGTGTCAGTTATCGGCACCTGGTGAAGCTGGAGTGCTACAAATTACAAAAGCATCTCCTGGGGTTAGAAGAATATCGGCCTTTTAAGGCATGGTGGTAA
- the cas2 gene encoding CRISPR-associated endonuclease Cas2 has product MYVILVYDMGQKRVGKMLKLCRRYMNWIQNSVFEGEMTEVQLRELLHEARRIMDEDEDSLILFKNRDQKWLDKQIIGVERQSTDNFL; this is encoded by the coding sequence ATGTATGTGATTTTGGTGTATGACATGGGGCAGAAGCGTGTCGGGAAGATGCTGAAACTCTGTCGGCGGTATATGAACTGGATTCAGAATTCGGTGTTCGAGGGCGAAATGACGGAGGTGCAACTGCGCGAATTATTGCACGAAGCCAGGCGTATTATGGATGAAGATGAAGACAGTCTGATTTTATTTAAAAACCGGGATCAGAAGTGGCTCGATAAACAGATTATAGGGGTAGAGCGGCAATCGACAGACAACTTTTTGTAG
- the cas3 gene encoding CRISPR-associated helicase Cas3', which translates to MISIHTLYKERAAIAALLQLNEQYWAHLPAKGEEDFKQPEKLFEHCDLVNEYFEKLCDVHGLEPVIDRLILNLTINSFKKESKINDWIKQLFVNTIAFHDFGKVNEDFQASRMRNLIFKPNPQSPFTPAHGHSWLGAYIYVGYFLTRIEQDKELDESELQYLTVLIWQFSYAIIKHHSPFLDEVKADVHKADFGRFYAQVQYYLQLYKFSFEQSLSAFVFDDFESFWTEFERRSGSSFALFALLKLNFSLLTASDYLATHEYMSGDVTHDLGVLNDRNRIETIIQNLRQFEHNKDTFEQLKSGYVFQEKALQEKSKANLNKLRREMAIELLQTIRKFSDKRLYFIEAPTGGGKTNLSMIALTELLDKNPELRKVFYVFPFTTLITQTYKAVQATLQLTNLELVELHSKAGFQSKSEAKKEDDVYGRDKKDYIDNLFALYPITLLSHVRFFDILKTNSKEANYLLHRLANSVVIIDEIQSYNPKIWDKMLYFISQYAETFNIRFILMSATLPKLDKLDLKLRPLPVFQELLPNARKYLQNPNFAERVRFNFELYDRQLNDKDENDWSELAKTVIDKSKQFAEQNTLHGSVHTIIEFIYKKSASTFKQVIGDSDCLFDEIFVLSGTILEFRRRQIINQLKNPAYRRKNILLITTQVVEAGVDIDMDLGFKNISLLDSDEQLAGRVNRNASKGLCEVYLFRLDDSRILYGSDYRYKVIQEGKISKETAQEILSEKRFDKLYQEVFSKIDGFNKGAYADNFSGEILDHLNRLNFTQIDRNFRLIDQQNESVFVPIDIPAWVESSEESKSEAMFSEDDLAFLIHFGAYRVGDEFINGESVWKCYERFIWQDIANRKVGKGFDLNDRINFKTLQSILGKFTFSLMTHSNTIDKMKSFCLNADTTYGYWYLSHHDKVYKTDTGLMEDAFDDSANSFL; encoded by the coding sequence ATGATTTCTATCCACACCTTATACAAAGAACGAGCCGCAATTGCCGCCTTGCTCCAATTAAATGAACAGTACTGGGCACATTTACCTGCTAAGGGTGAAGAAGATTTCAAACAGCCTGAAAAACTGTTTGAACACTGTGATTTAGTGAATGAGTATTTTGAAAAACTTTGTGATGTTCATGGATTAGAGCCAGTTATTGACCGGCTCATCCTGAACCTCACGATTAATTCTTTCAAAAAGGAAAGTAAGATTAACGATTGGATTAAACAACTTTTCGTTAATACCATAGCTTTTCATGACTTTGGGAAAGTAAACGAAGATTTTCAGGCTTCCCGAATGCGGAATCTGATATTTAAGCCAAATCCGCAGAGTCCGTTTACACCAGCACATGGCCACTCCTGGTTAGGTGCGTATATATATGTGGGTTATTTCCTTACTCGAATTGAGCAGGACAAAGAATTAGACGAAAGTGAATTACAATATTTGACGGTTCTTATCTGGCAATTTTCTTATGCGATTATAAAACACCATAGCCCTTTTTTGGATGAGGTTAAAGCAGATGTACATAAAGCTGATTTTGGACGCTTCTATGCTCAGGTTCAGTATTATCTACAACTTTATAAATTCTCGTTTGAGCAAAGTCTCTCGGCGTTTGTCTTTGACGACTTCGAGTCTTTTTGGACTGAGTTTGAAAGACGCTCCGGTTCTTCATTTGCTCTTTTTGCACTTTTGAAACTCAACTTCTCTCTGCTTACAGCATCAGATTATCTGGCAACGCATGAGTACATGAGTGGAGATGTGACTCATGACCTGGGAGTTTTGAATGACCGAAATCGTATTGAGACAATTATCCAAAATCTTCGCCAATTCGAGCATAATAAAGACACGTTTGAGCAATTGAAATCTGGTTATGTGTTTCAGGAGAAAGCTCTTCAGGAAAAGTCTAAAGCGAATTTGAACAAGTTACGTCGAGAAATGGCAATCGAGTTGCTTCAAACTATTCGGAAGTTTTCGGATAAGCGACTTTACTTCATTGAGGCCCCGACAGGTGGGGGGAAAACGAACCTGTCGATGATTGCCCTGACAGAGTTATTAGACAAGAATCCGGAGCTGCGAAAAGTATTCTATGTTTTTCCGTTCACAACGCTGATTACACAGACATACAAAGCTGTGCAGGCAACACTACAATTGACTAACCTGGAATTAGTTGAGCTTCACTCAAAGGCAGGTTTTCAAAGTAAAAGCGAAGCAAAGAAAGAAGATGATGTGTATGGCCGAGACAAGAAAGATTATATCGACAATTTGTTTGCACTCTATCCTATTACGTTGCTTTCGCACGTTCGGTTCTTTGATATTCTGAAAACCAATTCCAAAGAAGCGAACTACCTGTTGCACCGACTGGCCAATTCCGTAGTGATTATTGATGAAATACAATCGTACAATCCCAAAATCTGGGATAAGATGTTGTATTTCATTAGTCAGTATGCGGAGACTTTCAATATCCGGTTTATTCTCATGTCGGCTACGTTGCCTAAACTGGATAAACTGGATTTGAAACTTAGGCCATTGCCCGTATTTCAGGAGCTTCTGCCAAATGCCCGGAAATACCTTCAAAATCCAAATTTCGCAGAGCGTGTACGCTTTAACTTTGAGTTATACGACCGTCAGCTTAACGATAAAGATGAAAATGATTGGAGCGAATTAGCCAAGACCGTGATTGATAAGTCAAAGCAGTTTGCTGAGCAAAACACCCTACATGGTAGCGTTCACACGATCATTGAGTTTATTTACAAAAAATCAGCCTCTACGTTTAAGCAGGTAATTGGAGATTCAGATTGCCTGTTTGATGAAATATTTGTTTTGTCAGGCACCATTTTAGAATTCAGACGTCGCCAGATTATCAATCAGTTAAAGAATCCGGCTTATCGAAGAAAAAATATTTTACTCATTACAACGCAGGTTGTAGAAGCGGGTGTAGATATCGATATGGATTTAGGATTCAAGAATATCTCTCTTCTAGATAGCGATGAACAACTAGCGGGGCGCGTTAATCGCAATGCGAGTAAAGGTCTGTGTGAGGTTTATTTGTTTAGGTTAGATGATTCGAGAATTTTGTATGGATCTGATTATAGATACAAGGTGATTCAGGAAGGTAAAATTTCTAAGGAGACAGCTCAGGAAATACTTTCAGAAAAGCGGTTTGATAAACTATATCAAGAGGTTTTTAGCAAGATTGATGGTTTTAACAAAGGTGCTTACGCTGATAATTTTTCTGGGGAAATTCTGGATCACCTAAATCGGTTGAATTTCACTCAAATCGATAGGAATTTTAGACTAATTGACCAGCAGAACGAATCCGTTTTTGTACCCATTGATATTCCCGCCTGGGTCGAATCTTCAGAAGAAAGTAAATCTGAAGCGATGTTTTCTGAGGACGACCTTGCATTCTTAATTCATTTTGGTGCCTATAGAGTCGGAGATGAGTTTATTAATGGAGAATCGGTTTGGAAGTGTTATGAGCGATTTATTTGGCAAGACATTGCAAATCGAAAAGTAGGAAAAGGGTTTGATTTAAATGATCGAATTAATTTCAAAACGCTACAAAGCATTTTAGGGAAGTTTACTTTTTCGCTTATGACTCATTCAAATACCATAGATAAAATGAAAAGCTTTTGCCTAAATGCCGATACAACATATGGCTACTGGTATTTGTCTCACCATGATAAGGTTTATAAGACTGACACAGGATTGATGGAAGATGCATTCGATGATTCTGCAAATTCTTTTCTTTAA
- a CDS encoding SDR family oxidoreductase, translating to MTSHKVWFITGAGRGMGVDIAKAALAVGHKVVATGRTIENVAKELGEDENLFIVKLDVTKQTDAEAAVKAAVEKFGRIDVLVNNAANFMAGFFEELTQEQIGQQLQTSLYGPMIVTRAVLPIMRKQLSGHIIAISSTAGLTSLEFCSAYSASKFGLEGFMQALQTEVAPFGINTTIVNPGFFRTELLTDQSTKYAANPIPDYTEKREQLVKFWKGANGQQSGDPSKLAKALVTIAAEEKPPLRFLAGADAVATAEQVAATLQQQINAYRALSISLAHDEA from the coding sequence ATGACGAGTCATAAAGTTTGGTTCATTACCGGTGCAGGTCGTGGCATGGGTGTAGATATTGCAAAAGCAGCTTTAGCGGTAGGTCATAAAGTAGTGGCAACAGGTCGTACTATAGAAAACGTTGCAAAGGAATTGGGTGAGGATGAAAACCTTTTCATTGTTAAACTGGATGTTACGAAGCAAACTGACGCCGAAGCTGCGGTGAAAGCGGCTGTTGAAAAGTTTGGTCGTATTGATGTGTTGGTGAACAATGCCGCCAACTTCATGGCAGGCTTTTTTGAAGAGTTAACCCAGGAGCAAATTGGACAGCAATTACAGACAAGTTTATACGGTCCTATGATTGTAACCCGTGCTGTTCTCCCCATAATGCGTAAACAACTCTCAGGTCATATCATTGCCATCTCTTCCACGGCTGGACTTACCAGCTTAGAGTTCTGTAGTGCATACTCTGCATCTAAATTTGGATTGGAAGGCTTTATGCAGGCACTACAAACAGAAGTTGCACCATTTGGTATAAACACCACCATTGTTAACCCAGGATTCTTTAGAACAGAGTTGCTTACCGATCAGTCAACAAAGTATGCTGCCAACCCAATACCAGATTATACTGAAAAAAGAGAACAATTAGTGAAATTTTGGAAAGGTGCAAATGGTCAACAGTCAGGGGACCCGTCAAAATTGGCAAAAGCATTGGTAACAATTGCGGCTGAAGAAAAGCCACCTTTACGTTTCCTTGCAGGTGCTGATGCAGTCGCCACAGCAGAACAAGTTGCTGCAACACTCCAGCAGCAGATTAACGCGTATAGAGCGTTGTCAATCTCCTTAGCCCACGATGAGGCTTAG
- a CDS encoding aldo/keto reductase, producing MRTAYENGVTFFDTAEVYGPYTNEDLVGEALQPFREKVKIATKFGFELEDPKGGLNSRPEKIKKVIEASLKRLRTDYIDLYYQHRVDPNVPIEDVAGTIKDLIKEGKVVHFGLSEASSKTIRRAHAVQPVSAVQSEYSLWTRNVELNGVLQTCEELGVGFVPWSPIGAGFFTGTIDTKTKFDEKTDFRSGFPRFSNQFLPLNMPILEWLKRYAAKKGATPSQLALAWLLAKSQHIVPIPGTRSEAHLLENLDAINVQLTKVDVQEIETSLSKFPVYGDRMGEAHMSSIDYTI from the coding sequence ATTCGCACAGCGTATGAAAATGGAGTTACGTTCTTTGACACCGCCGAAGTCTACGGACCCTATACAAATGAAGATTTAGTGGGAGAAGCGCTCCAACCATTCAGGGAGAAAGTAAAAATTGCTACCAAGTTTGGTTTTGAATTGGAAGACCCAAAAGGTGGTTTAAATAGTCGACCTGAAAAAATAAAAAAGGTTATAGAAGCATCCTTAAAACGGCTTAGAACAGACTACATTGATTTGTATTATCAACACCGTGTTGACCCGAATGTGCCAATTGAAGACGTGGCCGGTACAATCAAAGACTTAATCAAAGAAGGAAAAGTAGTGCACTTTGGTCTTTCTGAAGCCAGTTCAAAAACAATTCGACGGGCTCATGCCGTTCAGCCGGTAAGTGCTGTACAATCCGAATATTCTTTGTGGACACGTAACGTGGAACTGAATGGCGTTCTTCAAACCTGTGAGGAGTTGGGTGTCGGCTTTGTCCCATGGTCACCAATAGGAGCCGGGTTTTTTACGGGTACGATTGATACAAAAACAAAGTTTGATGAGAAAACGGACTTTCGTTCCGGCTTTCCACGCTTTTCAAACCAATTTCTGCCCTTAAATATGCCCATCTTAGAATGGCTTAAAAGGTATGCGGCTAAGAAAGGGGCGACACCGTCGCAGCTAGCTTTAGCCTGGTTACTGGCAAAGAGCCAGCATATTGTTCCAATACCCGGCACTCGTAGTGAAGCCCATTTGTTGGAAAACCTTGACGCTATAAACGTTCAATTAACAAAAGTAGATGTGCAGGAAATCGAAACATCGTTATCAAAATTTCCTGTGTATGGCGACCGTATGGGAGAAGCCCATATGAGTTCAATTGATTACACTATTTAA
- the cas4 gene encoding CRISPR-associated protein Cas4 produces MQTVTGSLIGMYHICKRELWLHANHIRMEHNSELVAEGKQLHEHAYPQRAERYREIILDGSKIDFYDPYDKVVHEMKKSDKMEHSHVAQVQFYLYLLRKNGVEGATGLLEYPKLRQTQTVQLTNDDVPVVEGWIRDIKRIVDREQCPGRIAKSKCRSCSYFDFCYVEEINE; encoded by the coding sequence ATGCAAACTGTCACCGGCTCGCTCATCGGCATGTACCATATCTGCAAGCGTGAACTCTGGCTTCATGCCAATCACATTCGCATGGAGCACAATTCAGAATTGGTAGCCGAAGGTAAACAACTGCACGAACACGCCTATCCGCAACGCGCCGAACGATATCGTGAAATCATTCTCGATGGCTCTAAAATTGACTTTTACGATCCTTATGATAAGGTCGTTCATGAGATGAAAAAGTCGGATAAAATGGAACATTCGCACGTCGCACAAGTGCAGTTTTACCTGTATCTATTACGCAAAAACGGGGTGGAAGGAGCCACTGGCCTGCTCGAATACCCTAAACTTCGCCAAACGCAGACCGTTCAACTGACAAACGATGATGTACCCGTGGTAGAAGGCTGGATACGGGACATCAAGCGGATTGTCGACCGTGAGCAATGCCCTGGTCGTATCGCCAAATCGAAATGCCGGTCATGCAGCTACTTTGATTTCTGCTATGTAGAAGAAATTAATGAGTGA
- a CDS encoding helix-turn-helix domain-containing protein, giving the protein MNKSLGTHPSDFNSELKLKGFKAYQVDVKSGGHSYNRKDFYKISLNTGSYIFHYADRSFETQETILFFGNPRIPYSCEVISQTDGYACLFTEDFLQLSERSESLLQSPLFKLGGTPILQLNPEQKASIATIYQKMMAEQDSDYAYKDELIRNYIGQIIHEALKMQPSENYPEHKNAAVRITAVFLELLERQFPVEDPNRPLELKTAKDFANQLAVHVNHLNSSVKEVTGKPTTAHIADRIISEAKALLQHTDWNIADIAYALGFDYPTYFNNFFKKKTGHIPKSIRAASL; this is encoded by the coding sequence ATGAATAAGTCCTTAGGAACTCATCCGTCAGATTTTAATTCTGAACTCAAATTAAAAGGCTTCAAAGCCTACCAAGTAGACGTCAAGTCGGGTGGTCACAGCTATAATCGCAAAGACTTTTACAAAATCAGTCTGAACACCGGGTCATATATTTTTCATTATGCTGACCGCAGTTTTGAAACCCAAGAAACTATTTTGTTTTTTGGCAATCCCCGAATTCCCTACTCCTGTGAGGTTATCTCACAAACAGACGGTTACGCCTGTCTCTTCACGGAAGACTTTCTGCAATTGAGCGAACGCTCCGAGAGCCTGCTCCAGTCACCTTTGTTTAAACTGGGTGGTACGCCCATCTTACAGTTAAATCCTGAGCAAAAAGCGTCGATTGCCACGATTTATCAGAAGATGATGGCTGAGCAGGATTCGGACTATGCCTATAAGGATGAGTTGATCCGCAACTACATCGGCCAGATTATTCATGAGGCGTTGAAAATGCAGCCTTCTGAAAACTACCCCGAACACAAAAATGCGGCCGTGCGAATCACAGCTGTATTTCTGGAGTTGCTGGAGCGACAGTTTCCCGTCGAAGATCCCAATCGGCCCCTTGAGCTAAAAACAGCTAAGGATTTTGCCAACCAATTAGCGGTTCACGTCAACCACTTAAACAGTTCAGTTAAGGAGGTGACGGGCAAACCCACAACGGCTCATATTGCTGACCGCATTATCAGCGAAGCCAAAGCACTGTTGCAACATACCGACTGGAACATCGCCGACATCGCGTATGCTCTTGGCTTTGACTATCCGACCTATTTCAACAACTTCTTTAAAAAGAAAACGGGCCATATCCCCAAATCAATACGGGCTGCCTCCCTTTGA